The Clostridia bacterium genomic sequence AACTTTTAAACAAACGCAACATTCCCATATGGGTTATGGAGCCGGTTCGTGGCGGAAAGCTTGCTTCTCTCCCTGAAACGCACGAAAAAGTACTAAAAGCATTACATCCCGAATGGAGCATACCTGCCTGGTCGTTCCGTTACCTGCAATCCATACCGGGTGTATCGGTGGTGCTTTCGGGCATGTCTGACATGGAACAGCTTAAAGACAATATGGAAACCTTTTCATCTGAGCGTCCGCTGAACGAAAAAGAAATGTCCGTGCTGTACACCATTGCAAACGATTTGTTAAACACCGTGCCGTGTACCGCCTGTCGGTATTGTACCGATGTCTGTCCTTCGCAGATTGACATTCCCGAAATGATTAAAATCTATAACAATCAGATTTTTAACAAGGGCTGTATTCCGCAGGATGCCCTGAAAGATATCCCAAAAGAAAACCAGCCTGCCTCCTGCATTACCTGTCGCTCCTGTGAAGCACTTTGCCCGCAGGAAATCAAAATTTCAGAAGTCATGCAGGATTTTGTTCAAAAAACAGAAGCATAAAAAACCAGCATGTCCGTAAAGGACATGCTGGTTTATTCTTTTTGGTTATTCGCAATCCAAATCGATTTTAAGTTCTTCGCCACAGTTGGGGCAAGAAATCGGTGCGTCATCATCTAAGAGGCTACCGTCTACATACACTTCTTCACCGCAGGAATCGCAGGTGAATTCGTATACATCCTCATCGTTGAAATCTTCATCGTCATACTCTTCGTCGTATTCGTCATCATCGTCGTCATAACAGAATTCTTCCAAATCGCCGAGATCCTGATCGATTTCGTCAACCTTGCTGTCCAGTTCATCAATATAAGCTTCCAGCTCATCAATGCGTTCAGCCATTTCGTCAATCAAATCAACTAATTTTAAAATCAATTTTGTTTCTTTCTTGTCCGCATCAAGTTCCATGCCTTCTGCAAGACCCAAGATATAGGATGCGCCTTCTTTTAAAGTGTTCATTTCATACCCTTCCCTTCTGTAATGTTTTTAAAATCAATTATGCTCTTTCCATGTATTCACCGGTTCTGGTGTCTACGCGAATCATTTCGTTTTCTTCAATAAAGAGCGGTACGTTAATCACTGCACCGGTTTCGAGTGTAGCGGGCTTGGTTGCGCCTGTTGCTGTATCACCTTTGAAGCCGGGTTCGGTTTCAGTTACCAAAAGTTCTACAAATGTAGGCGGTTCAATACCGAACACAGAGCCTTTGTAAGAAAGGATTTTGCAAATCATTTCTTCTTTAACAAATTTCAAAGCATCGCCGATGCTGTCTGCGGAAATCGGAACCATATCAAAGGTTTCCTGATCCATGAAATAATAAAGATCACCATCAGAATAAGAATACTGCATATCCTTTCTTTCGATGTGTGCTTTTTCCAGTTTTTCTGTGGGACGGAATGTTTTTTCAATAACACCGCCGGTGATTACGTTTTTGAGCTTGGTTCTTACAAACGCTGCACCTTTACCGGGTTTAACATGCTGGAATTCTACAATCTGAAATACGTTACCTTCCATTTCGAAAGTAATGCCATTTCTGAAATCGCCTGCTGAAATCATATTTAATACCTCCAAATATATTTATATTAATATCATACAACAAAATGGAAAAAATAGCAAGTGTTTTTGCGAATTTTTTAAAGAATTATCAATTCTTTATCGGATTTTTGCAGTGAATCACATCCATTGTCCCGCAAAACCACCGTATTTTCAATTCGGACACCGAATTTTTCGGGCAAATAGATACCGGGTTCAATGGTAACGACCTGATTTGCTTTAAGCACCGTATCCCGATTTGGTGCAAGATTCGGAAACTCATGAATCTCAAGTCCTACCCCGTGACCGGTACTATGTACAAAATACTGTCCGTATTCGGCATCTACAATAATCTTTCGTGCAATCTCATCTGCCTCACCGGCTGTCATACCGGGCTTTACGGTCCTTTCCAAGGTATCCTGCGCCCGAAGCACAATATCGTACACCCACTCCATTTCATCCGAAAGATAGCCAACCGCAACCGTCCTTGTCATATCCGAGCAGTAACCGTTATATACAGCACCGAAATCCATGGTCAGAAATTCGCCCTCCTGCACGGTTTTAGCGGTAGGAACGCCATGGGGCAAGGAAGTGTTTTTACCTGAAATGCAAATGGTATCAAATGACGGTTTTTCCGCACCGAAGCATGCCATTTTATAATTCAGATATGCCGCAATTTCCTGCTCGCTCTGACCGGGTCGGATAAAATTCAAAGTCTCCTGATACGCCTTTTCTGCAATGGATGCCGCCTGTCTTAATGCTTCAACCTCGGCTTCCTCTTTAACAGAACGAAGCTCCGCAAAAGGAATATCTGAGGGCATCAGCTCTATCTCAAGCTTTTTAGCACCAAGATAGGTTTTGTGTACCAGATGCGCTTCCTGAAAAAACAAAGGACAATTTAAATGTTTAACCTCTTTCCAGAATCCGCGGATATCACAGATTTCAAATGAAGGTGCTTCTCTTTGTGCATTCTCTGTATATCTGCCATCGGTATAAATACGCCTGATACTTTCCGATAGCAAGACATAGCCTTCTCCCGAGAAGGATGCGTAATAACGCATATCCGCAGGGTCGGAAAGCATGATAACTGCCTTTTCGGGAAGCCTGCTCAATAAATTCTGTATCCTCATTTGCCCATCGCTCCTAAAATAGACTGATAGGTCAAAGCATCCACATCCTGCATGCCCGGAGATTCACAAATGATAACCGGCTCTAAATTCCGCTTTAAAATCAGTTCTGCGAAAGGGTCAAACGTAGGACCAAAGCTTTCATCCTCGTAAGGAATATGGCATTTCTCGCCACCTGCCGTAAAGGCAATACGGGTAAAATGCACATGAAATTTTCTCGCCTTTTCTTCGCCCAGCACATTATGGATTTTATTTACAATGTTCTCAAAATCCGAAAACGCATTAAGGCTTCCCATTTCTCTGGCATTCACATGTCCAAAATCAATACAGGGCACAAAATTCTCGCTGACCTTGCACATTTCAAGCACCTCGTCAACCGTTCCCAGCTGATTGATTTTCCCCATAGTTTCGGGGCAGATATGAATGTCATCTAAATGCATATCTTTTGCCGCATCATAGGCTCTTTTCAAGGTATCGCATGCAAGCGAAAGCGCCTCTTCTCTGCTCATTTTACTGCAGGAGCCTGCATGCACCACAATACGCTTTGCACCACAGAATTTTGCCGCCTCCAGGGTTTTTAGAATGTAATTGATGCTGTTGTCCCGTTTTTCGGATTCTACAGAAGACAGGCTGATATAGTAAGGCGAATGGATGCTCATATAAATGTCATTTTCTTTCGCCTTTTCGCCCAACTCTTCTGCTGTCTTTTGTGTTATTTTAACACCTTTGGAGCATTGGTATTCATAAGCAGAAAGCCCGATTTCCTTCAGCCAACCGGGCATTTCTATGCTTTTCTTTTTTCCGCTGGTATAAAAATTGTCCGGGTTACCGGATGTACCGAATCGTACCATTTGATTATCCTCTCTTATAGACAATATTTTCCAATATCCGCTTGAATTTTACAAATTTCCCTTCTTTATCACAAACGGGGTCCACAAGTACTGCGCACATATGCATACGGTTTGCACCCCACACATCGGTAAAAATCTGGTCACCGATTACAGCCACCTCTTCGGGCTTTACCTGTAGTTTTTCGAGGGCAAGCAAAAAAGGCTTTTTGGCAGGCTTATTGCCGTCACAAATAAAATCCACCGGAAAAGAATCTGCAAATTTTTTTGCACGCGCATAGATGTTATTGGATACAATACAAATTTTAAATTTTGTCTGCATTTTATCCACAAAAGCTTTAGCGCGCGCATCACAAACCGGCGTATGCGGCGGCACTAAAGTATTGTCAATGTCTAAAATCAGGGCTTTGATGCCTTTCTCCTGCAACACAGACACATCTATGTCTTCTATGGTTTTGTAATACAGAGTGGGTTTGAATTTTCGCACTTTTGCACCTCTTAAGTACTATTTTTGACTATTATAACATATTTATAAACAAAAAACAACCTTTTTGAAAGGATTTACTATGTTTGAAATTTGGGGAACCTTTAAAAGAGATGACCGACGCAACGAAAGACTGTTCCGATATTTTACAAAAACCTTTTTTCAGGAGGATATGCTTCCGCTTGTCCCGCCCTGCTTTTCGTCATGGGCATCTTATATCGAAAAAACAGATAAAATCATTGTTACATTCCGTCATTTCAGATACCAAAACGCCCCTTATGTTACCTTGCAACAGCTTCAGGCGGTTCTTAAGGACTTTGACTCAGTAAAAGAAAAAACAC encodes the following:
- the efp gene encoding elongation factor P, producing the protein MISAGDFRNGITFEMEGNVFQIVEFQHVKPGKGAAFVRTKLKNVITGGVIEKTFRPTEKLEKAHIERKDMQYSYSDGDLYYFMDQETFDMVPISADSIGDALKFVKEEMICKILSYKGSVFGIEPPTFVELLVTETEPGFKGDTATGATKPATLETGAVINVPLFIEENEMIRVDTRTGEYMERA
- a CDS encoding aminopeptidase P family protein codes for the protein MRIQNLLSRLPEKAVIMLSDPADMRYYASFSGEGYVLLSESIRRIYTDGRYTENAQREAPSFEICDIRGFWKEVKHLNCPLFFQEAHLVHKTYLGAKKLEIELMPSDIPFAELRSVKEEAEVEALRQAASIAEKAYQETLNFIRPGQSEQEIAAYLNYKMACFGAEKPSFDTICISGKNTSLPHGVPTAKTVQEGEFLTMDFGAVYNGYCSDMTRTVAVGYLSDEMEWVYDIVLRAQDTLERTVKPGMTAGEADEIARKIIVDAEYGQYFVHSTGHGVGLEIHEFPNLAPNRDTVLKANQVVTIEPGIYLPEKFGVRIENTVVLRDNGCDSLQKSDKELIIL
- a CDS encoding TIM barrel protein, with product MVRFGTSGNPDNFYTSGKKKSIEMPGWLKEIGLSAYEYQCSKGVKITQKTAEELGEKAKENDIYMSIHSPYYISLSSVESEKRDNSINYILKTLEAAKFCGAKRIVVHAGSCSKMSREEALSLACDTLKRAYDAAKDMHLDDIHICPETMGKINQLGTVDEVLEMCKVSENFVPCIDFGHVNAREMGSLNAFSDFENIVNKIHNVLGEEKARKFHVHFTRIAFTAGGEKCHIPYEDESFGPTFDPFAELILKRNLEPVIICESPGMQDVDALTYQSILGAMGK
- a CDS encoding YqeG family HAD IIIA-type phosphatase, with translation MRKFKPTLYYKTIEDIDVSVLQEKGIKALILDIDNTLVPPHTPVCDARAKAFVDKMQTKFKICIVSNNIYARAKKFADSFPVDFICDGNKPAKKPFLLALEKLQVKPEEVAVIGDQIFTDVWGANRMHMCAVLVDPVCDKEGKFVKFKRILENIVYKRG